A part of Halomarina litorea genomic DNA contains:
- a CDS encoding DUF7344 domain-containing protein, translating to MAQSTEAVTNTFSILANPVRRYVLYYLDEQETPVSLDRLATRVAAWHTDSDPDAVDDATLTKMRTALYRVHLPKFSEAGYIAWDTDSRTIRRGPSFGRERVVIPVGGRP from the coding sequence ATGGCCCAGTCAACCGAGGCGGTAACCAATACTTTCAGCATATTGGCAAATCCCGTTCGTCGGTACGTCCTGTACTACCTCGACGAGCAGGAGACTCCAGTCTCCCTCGACCGCCTCGCCACTCGGGTTGCTGCCTGGCACACCGACAGCGACCCGGACGCCGTCGACGACGCCACCCTCACCAAGATGCGCACAGCCCTGTATCGCGTTCATCTGCCCAAATTCTCTGAGGCAGGCTATATCGCGTGGGATACGGACTCCCGCACGATTCGGCGAGGACCCAGCTTCGGACGAGAACGCGTCGTTATTCCGGTTGGTGGCCGACCATGA
- a CDS encoding TrmB family transcriptional regulator translates to MTAEQRKAETVSLLQDLGLKEYEARSFLALTQLSTGTAKEISEISEVPRTRVYDAVRVLESKGLVEVQHSSPQQFRGVSIEEATAILRQQYDTRIDTLQSHLEALDLQPEIDDSDRMQEVWTLSGHDGIEARTHNLLADAESEIVLLVVEEELLTEALYEWLNDAVDRGVDVIIGGETDAIIAKLDTEIPSVKVFETELDWLLGPASDDEIAISRLLLVDRTTLLVSSFYPDADPDESHEQAVFANGLDNGVVVLLRRIISSGLLPVANPVR, encoded by the coding sequence ATGACGGCTGAGCAACGTAAAGCCGAGACGGTAAGTCTGCTGCAGGACCTCGGGCTGAAGGAGTACGAGGCGCGGAGTTTCCTGGCGTTGACCCAACTCTCGACGGGGACCGCCAAGGAAATCAGCGAGATCTCCGAGGTCCCTCGGACCCGGGTTTACGACGCCGTCCGAGTGCTGGAGTCAAAGGGGCTGGTCGAAGTACAGCACTCGAGCCCCCAGCAGTTTCGCGGGGTCAGCATTGAGGAAGCAACCGCGATCTTGCGTCAGCAGTACGACACGCGGATCGACACCCTTCAGTCACACCTCGAAGCGCTCGATCTCCAACCGGAGATCGACGACAGCGACCGAATGCAGGAGGTATGGACGCTGTCCGGCCACGATGGCATCGAGGCCCGGACACACAATCTGCTGGCGGACGCCGAATCGGAGATCGTCCTGCTGGTCGTCGAGGAGGAACTCCTGACGGAGGCGTTGTACGAGTGGCTCAACGACGCAGTCGACCGCGGTGTCGACGTGATCATCGGTGGCGAAACGGACGCGATCATCGCCAAGCTCGATACCGAGATACCATCCGTGAAGGTGTTCGAAACCGAACTGGACTGGCTCCTGGGGCCGGCGAGCGACGACGAGATTGCCATCAGCCGGCTGCTGTTGGTCGACCGCACGACGTTGCTGGTCAGTTCCTTCTACCCGGACGCCGATCCCGATGAATCACACGAGCAGGCGGTCTTCGCTAACGGCCTGGATAACGGTGTCGTCGTCCTCCTTCGCCGGATAATCTCCTCGGGTCTGCTCCCCGTGGCGAACCCGGTGAGGTAG